A stretch of Malus sylvestris chromosome 11, drMalSylv7.2, whole genome shotgun sequence DNA encodes these proteins:
- the LOC126590646 gene encoding exocyst complex component EXO70H1-like → MPRKGMRTLFFKSPSPSPSNSPSRTTAMLPSSPRHSFSDSLMEENIEIAEALITKWDSDSGSTSYTAVTSIFYDDRQEARLYLKSVGDLQSAMQHFLISQTTSAEKLVRAQNLMQSAMKRLEKEFYQILSANREYLDAETVSSRSSRASTRTSVSDQDSESEDESRVATESVDHISWVAMSDLKSIADCMIASGYGKECVRIYNIIRKSILDESLYLLGVEKMTLSQVQKMDWKVLETKIKNWLNAVKVSVKTLFYGERLLCDHVFAASNSIAESCFNEISKEAAMTLFGFPESVGKSKKLSPEKMFRVLDLYQAVSDLWPEIESIFSFESTSAVRSLAVNSLVKLGEAVRSMLEEFESAIQKETSKTPVPAGGVHPLTRYVMNYLTFLTDYTEVLTDIVADWPLAISTPLPEAYFGCYDAEESQLSIRVAWLVLVLLCKLDGKAALYKDVALSYLFLANNLQYVVGKVRSSNLKYLLGDYWVEKHDSKVQQYAANYERMGWTKVFDSLPKDPTAEISSDQARIYFKRFNAAFEEAYKKQTSWVVMDPKLRDEIKVSVAKKLVPTYREFYENHRNGIMRACGEDSLVRYAPENLDNYLSDLLYGVASGGSVSSFSSSSGSSSSSHSRGRQGR, encoded by the coding sequence ATGCCTAGGAAAGGAATGAGGACTCTGTTTTTCAAATCTCCGTCTCCGTCGCCTTCAAACTCTCCCTCCAGAACCACCGCCATGCTGCCTTCGTCGCCGCGCCACAGCTTCTCCGACTCGCTAATGGAAGAGAACATCGAAATCGCTGAGGCCCTAATCACCAAGTGGGACTCCGACTCTGGTTCCACTTCCTACACCGCTGTCACCTCCATCTTCTACGACGACCGCCAAGAGGCGAGACTCTACCTCAAATCCGTTGGGGACTTGCAGTCCGCCATGCAGCACTTCCTCATCTCCCAAACCACCAGCGCCGAGAAGCTCGTTCGAGCTCAGAATCTCATGCAATCCGCCATGAAACGTCTCGAGAAGGAGTTCTACCAGATTCTGTCAGCCAATCGGGAGTATTTAGACGCCGAAACGGTCTCCAGCCGGTCCTCCAGAGCTTCGACCCGGACCAGCGTATCAGATCAAGATTCCGAGTCGGAGGACGAGTCGCGAGTCGCAACCGAGTCGGTGGACCACATCTCTTGGGTCGCGATGTCTGATTTGAAATCCATCGCCGATTGCATGATCGCCTCCGGATACGGCAAGGAGTGCGTGAGAATTTACAACATCATCAGAAAATCGATCCTCGACGAGAGCCTTTACCTCCTCGGCGTCGAGAAGATGACGCTCTCACAGGTTCAGAAGATGGACTGGAAAGTTCTGGAGACAAAGATCAAGAACTGGTTAAACGCCGTCAAAGTCTCCGTTAAGACTCTGTTCTACGGAGAACGGCTGCTCTGCGACCACGTCTTCGCCGCTTCGAACTCGATCGCCGAGTCCTGCTTCAACGAGATTTCGAAAGAGGCGGCAATGACCCTGTTTGGTTTCCCGGAATCGGTGGGAAAAAGCAAGAAACTTTCTCCCGAGAAAATGTTCCGTGTTTTGGACTTGTACCAGGCGGTATCGGATCTCTGGCCCGAGATCGAGTCCATTTTCTCATTCGAATCAACCTCCGCTGTCCGATCTCTGGCGGTTAACTCCCTGGTGAAGTTGGGCGAGGCCGTCCGTTCGATGCTTGAAGAATTTGAATCGGCGATCCAGAAGGAAACGTCCAAGACCCCGGTCCCCGCCGGTGGAGTCCACCCGCTCACGCGCTACGTCATGAATTATTTAACTTTCCTCACCGACTACACCGAAGTCCTCACCGATATAGTCGCCGACTGGCCGCTGGCGATCTCGACACCGCTACCCGAAGCTTACTTCGGGTGCTACGATGCCGAGGAATCGCAGCTTTCTATTCGCGTCGCCTGGCTCGTTCTCGTACTTCTCTGCAAGCTCGACGGGAAAGCTGCGCTGTACAAGGACGTGGCGCTATCCTATCTGTTCTTGGCCAACAATCTCCAATACGTCGTCGGAAAGGTCCGGAGCTCCAACCTCAAGTACCTGCTCGGGGATTACTGGGTGGAGAAGCACGACTCGAAAGTCCAACAGTACGCCGCGAACTACGAGCGCATGGGGTGGACCAAGGTGTTCGATTCCCTACCGAAAGATCCGACCGCTGAGATTTCATCCGACCAAGCCAGGATCTACTTCAAGCGCTTCAACGCGGCGTTTGAGGAGGCATACAAGAAACAAACATCGTGGGTCGTGATGGACCCGAAACTCCGAGACGAGATTAAAGTTTCGGTGGCGAAGAAGTTGGTGCCGACTTACCGGGAGTTTTACGAGAACCATAGGAACGGGATAATGAGAGCGTGCGGGGAGGACTCGTTGGTCAGATATGCCCCGGAGAATCTGGATAATTACTTGTCGGATCTGTTGTATGGGGTGGCGAGTGGCGGTAGCGTTTCGTCATTTTCCTCGTCCTCTGGCTCTTCCTCCTCGTCACACTCGCGTGGGAGGCAGGGTCGTTGA